From Streptomyces fungicidicus, one genomic window encodes:
- a CDS encoding glycosyltransferase family 2 protein, which produces MSVHSHTAAQDVAATPEFPRHVVTAVLVSHDGARWLPDALAGLLGQERPVQFAMGADTGSADDSARLVGEALGDDHVLHLARRTGFGQAVEECHRAAPHLTPDELPYLKRPSGWDPATRSWRDDAYDMPELPHGEPVQWLWLLHDDCAPEPDALAHMLRVVENEHELGRDDVAVVGPKLRGWYDRRQLLEVGVSIANSGRRWTGLDRREQDQGQHDHVRPVLSVSTAGMLVRRDVFDRLGGFDRHLPLMRDDVDLCWRAHSAGHRVLIAPDAVVRHAEAASRERRTVDCVGRTSASPHKVDKAGAVHTLLVNTRTAALPWVLLRVVLGTLLRTLAYLVGKAPGQAVDEIRGLMGTLLRPERILAGRRHRGSPQVDKGELRPLFPPPGATVRVTVEQVAGNLVGRSDPEATTGAGRHGGAIESGPGGDDADFLQVEQFARLKRIARNPGPVLFLLLLLVSLAACRQLLGGGALAGGALLPAPADSGDLWARYTDAWHTVGAGGTGSAPPYLALVAAFASLLLGSTGVAVTILLVCSVPLAGFTAYLASRPLVESRLLRAWAAVAYAFLPATTGALAGGRIGTAVLAVLLPLVARAGIAASGLANTTDARGSWRATWAYALLLTLTTAFTPIVWPIALVLGAGVLAVRRTDLPAYGLRFLAQLGTPLLVLAPWSLSLLPFGFFREAGLEYGASAASPLDLLGAGPGGPGTVGGLLLIGLVLAALAALLRSERRPAVLTAWAAALVGLVFAVLSNNSAWAGPATLVYGIAVLAAAALGADGARSRVAEQSFGWRQPVAALIALACAVGPLVAAAGWMIGGADGPVQRRDPVQVPAFVAEESGTRDQARTLVLDSDSTDRVGYVLVRGSGARMGDAEIAAEDGENTRLDKVVANLVAGSGADQADQLGGFAVRYVLVHAGAPREVARVLDATPGLSRLSQQSDGALWRVDREVARAGIVAGEDDGGEPQPVAAGPVEIHTKIPSGADGRVLRLADTAAEGWTATLDGKPLTRTTVDGWAQGFELPAAGGTLDVTYDDPISHTAWLWAQGLLAVVLVVMALPGRRRDVDDDLPEEPAVTAEDLAGEGRRARRLRAQADAEAAAGTAAAARAGAEAEAEGTEAESGAGEPAVGEDFPAPPGQPPAAVPHQADYGDWDAAQYANGYPDEYQQYPTDAYGRPYQADGYPQGGEYDPYSYGTQQTPYDQSYTQGYDPNYPQGYDTSYDPHGTGSERSDGSQQ; this is translated from the coding sequence ATGTCCGTGCACAGCCACACGGCAGCCCAAGACGTTGCCGCCACTCCTGAGTTCCCGCGTCATGTGGTGACCGCGGTCCTCGTCTCCCACGACGGCGCCCGCTGGCTGCCCGACGCGCTCGCCGGGCTGCTCGGCCAGGAACGCCCCGTCCAGTTCGCCATGGGAGCCGACACCGGCAGCGCGGACGACTCCGCCCGGCTGGTCGGCGAGGCCCTCGGCGACGACCACGTGCTGCACCTCGCCCGGCGCACCGGCTTCGGCCAGGCCGTCGAGGAGTGCCACCGCGCCGCGCCGCACCTCACGCCCGACGAGCTGCCCTACCTGAAGCGGCCGAGCGGCTGGGACCCGGCCACCCGCAGCTGGCGCGACGACGCCTACGACATGCCGGAACTCCCGCACGGGGAGCCGGTGCAGTGGCTGTGGCTGCTGCACGACGACTGCGCGCCCGAACCCGACGCGCTGGCCCACATGCTGCGCGTCGTGGAGAACGAGCACGAGCTCGGCCGTGACGACGTGGCCGTCGTCGGCCCCAAGCTCCGCGGCTGGTACGACCGCCGGCAGCTCCTCGAGGTCGGCGTCTCCATCGCCAACTCCGGGCGCCGCTGGACCGGCCTGGACCGCCGCGAACAGGACCAGGGCCAGCACGACCATGTACGGCCCGTGCTGTCGGTGTCCACCGCCGGCATGCTGGTCCGCCGCGACGTCTTCGACCGGCTCGGCGGCTTCGACCGGCACCTGCCCCTCATGCGCGACGACGTCGACCTGTGCTGGCGCGCCCACTCCGCGGGACACCGGGTCCTGATCGCCCCCGACGCCGTCGTCCGGCACGCCGAGGCGGCCTCCCGGGAGCGCCGTACCGTCGACTGCGTGGGCCGCACCTCCGCCTCCCCGCACAAGGTGGACAAGGCGGGCGCCGTCCACACCCTGCTCGTCAACACCCGCACCGCCGCCCTGCCCTGGGTGCTGCTGCGCGTCGTCCTCGGCACGCTGCTGCGCACCCTCGCCTACCTCGTCGGCAAGGCCCCCGGACAGGCCGTCGACGAGATCCGCGGCCTCATGGGCACCCTGCTCAGGCCCGAACGGATCCTCGCCGGACGGCGCCACCGCGGCAGCCCGCAGGTCGACAAGGGCGAACTGCGGCCGCTGTTCCCGCCGCCCGGCGCGACCGTCCGCGTCACCGTGGAACAGGTCGCGGGCAACCTCGTCGGCCGCTCCGACCCCGAAGCCACCACCGGCGCGGGACGGCACGGCGGGGCCATCGAGTCCGGACCCGGCGGCGACGACGCCGACTTCCTGCAGGTCGAGCAGTTCGCCCGGCTCAAGCGCATCGCCCGCAATCCCGGCCCGGTGCTCTTCCTGTTGCTGCTGCTGGTCTCCCTCGCGGCCTGCCGCCAGCTCCTCGGCGGCGGCGCGCTCGCGGGCGGCGCCCTGCTGCCCGCGCCCGCCGACTCGGGCGACCTGTGGGCGCGTTACACCGACGCCTGGCACACCGTGGGCGCGGGCGGCACCGGCTCCGCACCGCCCTACCTCGCGCTCGTGGCGGCCTTCGCCTCCCTCCTGCTCGGCTCGACCGGCGTCGCCGTCACCATCCTCCTGGTCTGCTCGGTACCGCTGGCTGGCTTCACCGCGTACCTCGCCTCCCGCCCGCTCGTCGAGTCCCGGCTGCTGCGCGCGTGGGCGGCCGTCGCCTACGCCTTCCTGCCCGCCACGACCGGCGCCCTGGCCGGCGGCCGCATCGGCACCGCCGTACTCGCCGTCCTGCTGCCGCTCGTCGCCCGGGCCGGCATCGCGGCGAGCGGCCTCGCGAACACCACGGACGCACGCGGCAGTTGGCGCGCCACCTGGGCGTACGCCCTGCTGCTCACCCTGACCACCGCGTTCACCCCCATCGTGTGGCCCATCGCGCTGGTCCTCGGCGCCGGCGTGCTCGCCGTGCGCCGCACCGACCTCCCGGCCTACGGACTCCGCTTCCTGGCCCAGCTGGGCACCCCCCTGCTGGTCCTCGCACCGTGGTCGCTCTCCCTCCTCCCCTTCGGCTTCTTCCGCGAGGCGGGCCTGGAGTACGGCGCCTCCGCCGCCTCCCCGCTCGACCTGCTCGGAGCCGGCCCGGGCGGCCCCGGCACCGTCGGCGGACTGCTGCTCATCGGTCTGGTGCTCGCCGCGCTCGCGGCCCTGCTCCGCTCCGAGCGCCGTCCGGCCGTCCTCACCGCGTGGGCGGCCGCCCTGGTGGGCCTCGTCTTCGCGGTCCTGTCCAACAACTCGGCCTGGGCGGGCCCCGCCACCCTCGTCTACGGCATCGCCGTCCTGGCCGCCGCCGCGCTCGGCGCCGACGGGGCACGCTCCCGGGTTGCCGAGCAGAGCTTCGGCTGGCGCCAGCCGGTCGCCGCGCTCATCGCCCTGGCCTGCGCCGTAGGCCCGCTGGTGGCCGCCGCCGGCTGGATGATCGGCGGCGCCGACGGCCCGGTGCAGCGCCGCGACCCCGTCCAGGTGCCCGCGTTCGTCGCCGAGGAGAGCGGCACCCGCGACCAGGCCCGCACCCTCGTCCTCGACAGCGACTCCACCGACCGGGTCGGCTACGTACTGGTCCGCGGCTCCGGCGCCCGCATGGGCGACGCGGAGATCGCCGCCGAGGACGGCGAGAACACGAGGCTCGACAAGGTCGTCGCCAACCTCGTCGCCGGCTCCGGCGCCGACCAGGCCGACCAGCTCGGCGGCTTCGCCGTCCGCTACGTCCTCGTCCACGCGGGCGCGCCCCGCGAGGTCGCCCGCGTCCTCGACGCCACCCCCGGCCTGTCCCGGCTCAGCCAGCAGTCGGACGGCGCGCTGTGGCGGGTCGACCGGGAGGTCGCCCGCGCCGGCATCGTCGCCGGCGAGGACGACGGCGGCGAGCCCCAGCCGGTGGCCGCGGGCCCGGTCGAGATCCACACCAAGATCCCGAGCGGCGCCGACGGCCGTGTCCTGCGCCTCGCCGACACCGCCGCCGAGGGCTGGACCGCCACCCTCGACGGCAAGCCGCTGACCCGCACCACGGTCGACGGCTGGGCCCAGGGCTTCGAACTCCCCGCCGCCGGCGGCACGCTGGACGTCACCTACGACGACCCGATCAGCCACACCGCGTGGCTGTGGGCCCAGGGCCTGCTCGCCGTCGTCCTCGTGGTCATGGCCCTGCCCGGCCGCCGCCGCGACGTCGACGACGACCTGCCCGAGGAGCCGGCGGTCACGGCCGAGGACCTGGCGGGCGAGGGCCGCCGCGCACGGCGGCTGCGCGCCCAGGCGGACGCGGAGGCGGCGGCCGGGACCGCGGCCGCTGCCCGGGCTGGGGCTGAGGCTGAGGCGGAGGGTACGGAGGCGGAGTCCGGCGCCGGGGAACCGGCCGTCGGTGAGGACTTCCCGGCCCCGCCGGGGCAGCCGCCCGCGGCCGTTCCGCACCAGGCCGACTACGGCGACTGGGACGCCGCGCAGTACGCGAACGGCTACCCGGACGAGTACCAGCAGTACCCGACCGACGCCTACGGCCGCCCCTACCAGGCGGACGGTTACCCCCAGGGCGGCGAGTACGACCCGTACTCCTACGGCACCCAGCAGACCCCGTACGACCAGAGCTACACCCAGGGCTACGACCCGAACTACCCGCAGGGCTACGACACGTCGTACGACCCCCACGGCACGGGCAGTGAGCGTTCCGACGGGAGCCAGCAGTGA
- a CDS encoding WhiB family transcriptional regulator, with amino-acid sequence MTELVEQLLVDDADEELGWQERALCAQTDPESFFPEKGGSTREAKKVCLACEVRSECLEYALANDERFGIWGGLSERERRRLKKAAI; translated from the coding sequence ATGACCGAGCTGGTGGAGCAACTGCTGGTCGACGACGCGGACGAGGAGCTCGGCTGGCAGGAGCGCGCGCTGTGCGCCCAGACCGACCCCGAGTCCTTCTTCCCCGAGAAGGGCGGTTCGACCCGGGAGGCCAAGAAGGTCTGCCTCGCGTGCGAGGTCCGCTCCGAATGCCTCGAGTACGCTCTCGCCAACGACGAACGCTTCGGCATCTGGGGCGGCCTGTCCGAGCGGGAGCGCCGCCGGCTGAAGAAGGCCGCCATCTGA
- a CDS encoding cysteine dioxygenase has product MNSDSDLQIAGDILEVPHLLQPPREHPATVAEFAGLARSLAADRSQWEHLVRYDATSRWYHRLRTGPGYEVWLLSWVPGQGSGLHGHGRSSGVLTVLDGTLTERTERGTRALASGAQRVFAPGYVHEVVNDALEPAVSLHIYHPGLTEMPMHTAPHCEARPEPGPVTA; this is encoded by the coding sequence ATGAACAGCGACAGCGACCTCCAGATCGCCGGCGACATCCTCGAAGTCCCCCACCTGCTCCAGCCCCCGCGCGAGCACCCGGCCACCGTCGCCGAGTTCGCCGGACTGGCCCGCTCCCTCGCCGCCGACCGCTCCCAGTGGGAGCACCTCGTCCGGTACGACGCCACCAGCCGCTGGTACCACCGGCTGCGCACCGGACCCGGCTACGAGGTGTGGCTGCTGTCCTGGGTGCCGGGCCAGGGCAGCGGGCTGCACGGCCACGGCCGCTCCTCCGGGGTGCTGACCGTCCTGGACGGCACACTCACCGAACGCACGGAGCGCGGCACACGCGCGCTGGCGTCCGGCGCGCAGCGCGTGTTCGCGCCCGGCTATGTGCACGAGGTGGTCAACGACGCGCTGGAACCCGCGGTCAGCCTGCACATCTACCACCCGGGCCTCACCGAGATGCCGATGCACACGGCCCCGCACTGCGAGGCGCGCCCGGAGCCGGGCCCGGTGACTGCCTGA
- the cofD gene encoding 2-phospho-L-lactate transferase — translation MRIVVLAGGIGGARFLRGLKRAVPDADITVIGNTGDDIHLFGLKVCPDLDTVMYTLGGGINEEQGWGRSDETFHLKEELAAYGVGPEWFGLGDRDFATHIVRTQMLGAGFPLSAVTEALCDRWKPGVRLIPMTDDRVETHVAVTLPDSESGERKAVHFQEYWVRLRASVPAEAVVPVGAEQAKPAPGVLEAIGEADVILFPPSNPVVSVGTILAVPGIREAIADAGVPVIGLSPIVGDAPVRGMADKVLAAVGVESTAPAVAEHYGSGLLDGWLVDTVDAGCVERVEAAGIRCRAVPLMMTDVDAAARMAREALTLAEEVRAV, via the coding sequence ATGCGCATTGTGGTTCTGGCAGGCGGCATCGGCGGTGCCCGTTTCCTGCGCGGTCTGAAGCGGGCCGTGCCGGACGCGGACATCACGGTCATCGGCAACACCGGGGACGACATCCACCTCTTCGGGCTGAAGGTCTGCCCGGACCTCGACACGGTGATGTACACCCTCGGCGGCGGCATCAACGAGGAGCAGGGCTGGGGACGGTCCGACGAGACCTTCCACCTCAAGGAGGAGCTCGCGGCGTACGGCGTCGGCCCGGAGTGGTTCGGGCTCGGCGACCGGGACTTCGCCACGCACATCGTGCGGACGCAGATGCTCGGCGCCGGCTTCCCGCTCAGCGCGGTGACCGAGGCGCTCTGCGACCGCTGGAAGCCCGGCGTGCGCCTGATCCCGATGACCGACGACCGCGTGGAGACGCATGTCGCGGTCACCTTGCCCGACAGCGAGTCCGGCGAACGCAAGGCGGTCCACTTCCAGGAGTACTGGGTGCGGCTGCGGGCCTCGGTCCCGGCCGAGGCGGTGGTGCCGGTCGGCGCGGAGCAGGCGAAACCCGCGCCGGGCGTCCTGGAGGCGATCGGCGAGGCCGACGTGATCCTCTTCCCGCCGTCGAACCCCGTCGTCTCGGTCGGCACGATCCTCGCCGTCCCCGGCATCCGGGAGGCGATCGCCGACGCCGGCGTGCCGGTGATCGGCCTGTCGCCCATCGTCGGGGACGCGCCGGTGCGCGGCATGGCCGACAAGGTGCTCGCGGCGGTCGGCGTGGAGTCCACGGCCCCCGCGGTGGCCGAGCACTACGGCTCGGGCCTGCTGGACGGCTGGCTGGTCGACACCGTCGACGCGGGCTGCGTGGAGCGTGTCGAGGCGGCCGGCATCCGCTGCCGGGCGGTCCCGCTGATGATGACCGACGTCGACGCCGCCGCGCGGATGGCCCGGGAGGCGCTGACGCTGGCGGAGGAGGTGCGGGCGGTATGA
- a CDS encoding coenzyme F420-0:L-glutamate ligase — MSGYRVWAVAGLPEVRGGDDLAKLIADAAPELSDGDVLLVTSKIVSKAEGRIVEAADREAAIDAETVRVVARRGPLRIVENRQGLVMAAAGVDASNTPAGTVLLLPEDPDASARAIREGLRDTLGVEVGVIVTDTFGRPWRAGLTDVAIGAAGVRVLDDLRGGTDAHGNPLGATVVATADELAAAGDLVKGKASGLPVAVVRGLPHLVASDDGEGARAMVRGARDDMFRLGTSEAVRQAVTQRRTVRAFTDEPVDPDAVRRAVAAAVTAPAPHHTTPWRFVLLESAASRTRLLDAMREAWITDLRHDGKTEESVAKRVRRGDVLRNAPYLAVPCLVMDGSHTYGDARRDGAEREMFVVATGAGVQNFLVALAGERLGSAWVSSTMFCRDVVREVLDLPADWDPMGAVAIGHPAADPSPRPEREPDVFIEVR; from the coding sequence ATGAGCGGCTACCGGGTCTGGGCCGTGGCCGGCCTGCCCGAGGTCCGCGGCGGCGACGACCTCGCCAAGCTGATCGCGGACGCCGCACCGGAACTGTCCGACGGCGACGTCCTGCTGGTCACCTCGAAGATCGTCTCCAAGGCGGAGGGCCGGATCGTCGAGGCGGCCGACCGGGAGGCCGCGATCGACGCGGAGACGGTACGGGTGGTGGCCCGGCGCGGCCCCCTGCGCATCGTCGAGAACCGTCAGGGCCTCGTCATGGCCGCGGCCGGCGTCGACGCCTCCAACACTCCCGCGGGCACGGTCCTCCTGCTGCCCGAGGACCCGGACGCCTCGGCGCGGGCGATCCGCGAGGGCCTGCGCGACACGCTCGGCGTCGAGGTCGGCGTGATCGTCACCGACACCTTCGGCCGTCCCTGGCGCGCGGGGCTCACCGACGTGGCGATCGGCGCGGCGGGCGTCCGCGTGCTGGACGACCTGCGCGGCGGCACCGACGCGCACGGCAATCCGCTGGGCGCCACGGTCGTCGCCACCGCCGACGAGCTCGCCGCGGCGGGCGACCTGGTCAAGGGCAAGGCGTCCGGCCTGCCGGTGGCCGTCGTCCGCGGACTGCCGCACCTGGTGGCGTCCGACGACGGCGAGGGCGCACGGGCGATGGTGCGCGGCGCGCGCGACGACATGTTCCGCCTCGGCACGTCCGAGGCCGTGCGCCAGGCGGTGACCCAGCGCCGTACGGTGCGGGCCTTCACGGACGAGCCGGTCGACCCGGACGCGGTGCGCCGGGCGGTGGCGGCGGCGGTGACCGCCCCGGCGCCGCACCACACCACGCCCTGGCGTTTCGTGCTGCTGGAGTCCGCCGCGTCCCGCACCCGGCTCCTGGACGCCATGCGTGAGGCCTGGATCACGGACCTGCGGCACGACGGCAAGACGGAGGAGTCCGTCGCCAAGCGCGTCCGGCGCGGGGACGTCCTGCGCAACGCGCCGTACCTGGCCGTGCCCTGCCTGGTCATGGACGGCTCGCACACCTACGGGGACGCCCGGCGGGACGGCGCGGAGCGGGAGATGTTCGTGGTCGCCACGGGCGCCGGCGTCCAGAACTTCCTGGTCGCGCTGGCCGGGGAGCGGCTGGGCTCGGCCTGGGTGTCGTCGACGATGTTCTGCCGCGACGTGGTCCGCGAGGTCCTGGACCTGCCGGCGGACTGGGACCCGATGGGGGCGGTGGCGATCGGCCACCCGGCCGCGGACCCGAGCCCCCGCCCGGAGCGGGAACCGGACGTGTTCATCGAGGTCAGGTGA
- a CDS encoding DNA-3-methyladenine glycosylase family protein, translating into MAGRFTPRPTRTTVRGGHVAVPRGVPRQAPAPARVRTWVPEWPLDLGLVLGPLRRGGGDPTFRALPDGSVWRASLTPAGPGTLRVTERGGEIRGEAWGPGADWLLDKLPEMLGAADDPAAFEPRHRLLAHTRHRRPGLRLMRTGLVLESLIPSILEQKVTTGEAYRAWRLLVRKYGEPAPGPAPERMSVMPAPRTWALIPSWEWHRAGVDDKRASTVLRAVRVAARLEEAVGMPPEAARERLELVSGIGVWTSAETVQRSHGAADAVTVGDLHLPGIVGWALAGDRHADDSVMLSLLEPYAGQRHRAARLILLSGRVPGRRAPRMPYGDIGRL; encoded by the coding sequence GTGGCAGGACGTTTCACCCCGCGCCCCACGCGTACCACCGTGCGCGGCGGGCACGTCGCCGTACCCAGGGGTGTCCCCCGTCAGGCGCCGGCTCCCGCCCGCGTACGCACCTGGGTGCCGGAGTGGCCCCTGGACCTCGGCCTGGTGCTCGGCCCGCTGCGGCGCGGAGGCGGTGATCCGACGTTCCGGGCGCTGCCGGACGGCTCCGTGTGGCGGGCCAGCCTGACTCCGGCGGGCCCGGGGACGCTGCGGGTGACGGAGCGGGGCGGCGAGATCCGGGGTGAGGCGTGGGGGCCGGGGGCGGACTGGCTCCTGGACAAGCTGCCGGAGATGCTCGGCGCCGCGGACGACCCGGCCGCGTTCGAGCCCCGGCACAGGCTGCTGGCGCACACCCGGCACCGGCGTCCGGGGCTGCGGCTGATGCGGACCGGGCTGGTGCTGGAGTCGCTGATCCCGTCGATCCTGGAGCAGAAGGTCACGACGGGTGAGGCGTACCGGGCGTGGCGGCTGCTGGTACGGAAGTACGGCGAGCCGGCCCCCGGGCCCGCGCCGGAGCGGATGTCGGTGATGCCGGCGCCGCGGACGTGGGCGCTGATTCCCTCCTGGGAGTGGCACCGGGCCGGGGTGGACGACAAACGGGCGTCGACGGTGCTTCGGGCGGTGCGGGTCGCCGCGCGGCTGGAGGAGGCGGTGGGGATGCCTCCGGAGGCGGCGCGGGAGCGGCTGGAGCTGGTGTCGGGGATCGGGGTGTGGACGTCGGCGGAGACCGTGCAGCGCAGTCATGGGGCGGCTGACGCGGTGACCGTGGGGGATCTGCATCTGCCGGGGATCGTGGGGTGGGCGCTTGCCGGGGACCGGCATGCGGACGACTCGGTGATGTTGTCGTTGCTGGAGCCGTATGCCGGGCAGCGGCATCGGGCCGCGCGGTTGATTCTGCTGAGCGGGAGGGTGCCGGGGCGGCGGGCGCCGCGGATGCCGTACGGGGACATCGGGCGGCTCTGA
- a CDS encoding mannose-1-phosphate guanylyltransferase, with amino-acid sequence MTEAILLVGGKGTRLRPLTVHTPKPMVPAAGVPFLTHQLARARAAGVEHIVLATSYLAEVFEPYFGDGAALGLHIEYVTEDEPLGTGGAIRNVASRLRSGPDEPVLIFNGDILTGLDIRALVRTHETTGADVSLHLTKVTDPRAYGLVPTDGSGRVLAFLEKPQTPEEIVTDQINAGAYVFRRSVIDTIPAGRVVSVERETFPGLLAAGAHLQGMVDSTYWLDLGTPAAFVRGSADLVLGRAPSPAVPGRCGDRLVLPTATVAPDAKLAGGTVVGEGAFVAEGARVFGSTILPGAVIEPGAVVTDSLIGTRARVGERSVLTGTVIGDGAVVGPRNELREGVRVWCDATIPAGALRFSSDQ; translated from the coding sequence GTGACAGAAGCGATCCTCCTGGTCGGCGGCAAGGGCACGCGGCTGCGCCCGCTCACGGTGCACACGCCCAAGCCCATGGTCCCGGCGGCCGGGGTGCCGTTCCTCACGCACCAGCTGGCGAGAGCGAGAGCGGCGGGCGTCGAGCACATCGTCCTGGCCACGTCCTACCTGGCCGAGGTCTTCGAGCCGTACTTCGGCGACGGGGCGGCGCTGGGTCTGCACATCGAGTACGTGACGGAGGATGAGCCGCTCGGTACCGGCGGGGCGATCCGGAACGTCGCGTCACGGCTGCGGTCGGGGCCGGACGAGCCGGTGCTGATCTTCAACGGGGACATCCTGACGGGGCTGGACATCCGGGCGCTGGTGCGGACGCACGAGACGACGGGTGCGGATGTCTCGCTGCACCTGACGAAGGTGACGGATCCGCGGGCGTACGGGCTGGTGCCGACGGACGGGTCGGGGAGGGTGCTGGCGTTCCTGGAGAAGCCGCAGACGCCGGAGGAGATCGTCACCGACCAGATCAACGCGGGGGCGTACGTCTTCCGCCGGTCGGTGATCGACACGATCCCGGCGGGGCGGGTGGTGTCGGTGGAGCGGGAGACCTTCCCGGGGCTGCTGGCGGCGGGGGCGCATCTGCAGGGCATGGTCGACTCGACGTACTGGCTGGACCTGGGGACGCCGGCGGCGTTCGTGCGGGGGTCGGCGGATCTGGTGCTGGGACGTGCGCCGTCGCCCGCGGTGCCGGGGCGCTGCGGGGACCGGCTGGTGCTCCCCACGGCGACCGTGGCGCCGGACGCGAAGCTGGCGGGCGGGACGGTGGTGGGCGAGGGCGCGTTCGTGGCGGAGGGCGCGCGGGTCTTCGGCAGCACGATCCTGCCGGGGGCGGTGATCGAGCCGGGCGCGGTCGTCACCGACTCGCTGATCGGGACGCGGGCGCGGGTGGGGGAGCGGTCGGTGCTCACCGGGACGGTGATAGGGGACGGGGCGGTCGTCGGGCCGCGGAACGAACTCCGCGAGGGTGTCCGGGTGTGGTGCGACGCGACGATCCCAGCGGGCGCACTCCGCTTCTCGTCGGACCAGTAG
- a CDS encoding peptidoglycan recognition protein family protein, whose translation MRGILASSIGVTCAAALALPLAPPATAAATGPAPTAEAATRAAVTAPPDVPGSTQSLPLRPLTRDRASGATVLGLAPRAVRNFSLLGVVWDDPAAELHGRVQVRTRPAGGGDWTGWQDVETHYTDHGADPGSAEGASEGVRGATAPLWVGGSDGVEVRVLPLSEEAGAGGGAGESGAGGAEAEEPGADDSGAGASAVMPSGLRLELIDPEGDPVDQARTGVMSAEATAASAANSALAPLGAAEIPALDGERTRRELLTLRGAELTEGQLAKPYIGPRPAIVTRRGWGADEGLREKRFVYTGKVKAAFVHHTASGNKYKCSQAPSLVRGFYRYHVRSLGWRDIGYNFLVDKCGRIYEGRAGGVAKAVKGAHTLGFNSNSTGIAVIGSYGSKKPSSSAVKAVARLTAWKLGLYGMNPRGKTYLTSGGGNLYRKGKKVRLNVISGHRDGFNTSCPGGKLYKKLGTARSTAARYQGR comes from the coding sequence ATGCGTGGAATTCTTGCTTCCTCAATCGGTGTCACCTGCGCCGCCGCCCTCGCCCTCCCGCTCGCCCCGCCCGCCACCGCGGCGGCCACGGGACCGGCGCCGACGGCAGAGGCGGCCACGCGCGCAGCGGTGACGGCCCCGCCCGACGTCCCCGGCAGCACCCAGTCGCTGCCCCTGAGACCCCTCACCCGCGACCGCGCCTCCGGCGCCACCGTCCTCGGCCTCGCCCCGCGGGCCGTGCGGAACTTCTCCCTCCTGGGCGTCGTCTGGGACGACCCCGCCGCCGAACTCCACGGCCGCGTCCAGGTCCGTACCCGGCCGGCCGGCGGCGGTGACTGGACCGGCTGGCAGGACGTCGAGACGCACTACACCGACCACGGGGCCGATCCGGGGAGCGCGGAGGGTGCCTCGGAGGGGGTCCGGGGGGCCACCGCGCCCTTGTGGGTGGGAGGTTCGGACGGAGTGGAGGTGCGGGTTCTGCCGTTGTCGGAGGAGGCCGGGGCTGGGGGCGGGGCTGGAGAGTCCGGGGCCGGTGGGGCGGAGGCGGAGGAGCCGGGGGCGGACGATTCGGGGGCCGGGGCGTCGGCGGTGATGCCGTCGGGGCTGCGGCTCGAGCTCATCGATCCCGAGGGCGACCCGGTGGACCAGGCCCGTACCGGCGTCATGAGCGCCGAGGCGACCGCCGCCTCCGCCGCCAACTCCGCGCTGGCGCCGCTCGGCGCCGCCGAGATCCCCGCGCTGGACGGCGAGCGGACCCGGCGGGAGCTCCTCACCCTGCGCGGTGCCGAACTGACCGAGGGGCAGCTGGCCAAGCCGTACATCGGGCCGCGCCCTGCCATCGTCACGCGGCGCGGCTGGGGGGCGGACGAGGGCCTGCGCGAGAAGCGGTTCGTGTACACCGGAAAGGTCAAGGCGGCCTTCGTGCACCACACCGCCTCCGGCAACAAGTACAAGTGCTCGCAGGCGCCTTCACTCGTCCGCGGGTTCTACCGCTACCACGTCAGGAGCCTGGGCTGGCGGGACATCGGCTACAACTTCCTCGTCGACAAGTGCGGCAGGATCTACGAGGGCCGGGCCGGGGGAGTCGCGAAGGCGGTCAAGGGCGCCCACACCCTCGGGTTCAACAGCAACAGCACGGGCATCGCGGTGATCGGCTCCTACGGCTCCAAGAAGCCGTCGTCCTCCGCGGTGAAGGCCGTCGCCCGGCTCACCGCCTGGAAACTCGGGCTGTACGGGATGAATCCGCGGGGCAAGACATACCTGACGTCCGGCGGTGGCAATCTCTACCGAAAAGGTAAGAAGGTACGACTGAACGTGATCTCCGGTCACCGGGACGGGTTCAACACCTCGTGCCCAGGGGGGAAGCTCTACAAGAAGCTCGGCACCGCGCGTTCCACGGCCGCCCGTTACCAGGGCCGCTGA